The window CGAGATCAGCATCGAGGAATACAACACGTTGAAGTCGATGCTCTAAAAGCCCTGCGGGGCGGAGCGACGAACCAGAGGCAACACCATGCCCTTTGCGGGCGAAAACTTCATACCAAACCATCTAAGGAGAATAATCATGAAAACGAACCGTAACGTCATCGCCACCTTCCTGACCCTGGCCTTCATCACCGCCTTCGCAGGCTTCGCATCCGCGCAGGGACACGGCATGATGGGTGGAATGGGCGCCATGACCCCTGAACATCAGGCCACGATGCAGAAGCTCCACGCCGATTTCAACACGGCCACTGCCGACCTGCACAAGCAGCTCTTTGCCAAGGAATCCGAGCTCAATGCCGCGCTCTACGCAGACAAGCCCGACGAAAAGAAAATCGACGCCCTGACCAAGGAGATCGGCGAACTCAACGCCAAGATTTACACCGAACGGGTCAAGATGCACAGGGCCATGGCCAAGGAAGGCATCGTTCCCGGCGCGGGCGGCTGCCAGATGATGGGCGGCAAGATGGGCGGCGGCATGATGGGCGGCGGCATGATGGGTGGCGGCATGATGGGCGGCATGCAGCATAACATGACGGGTAACGGAACCACCGGACAAATGCCCGCCGGTCATGCCGGACACGGCACCCCGGCCCAGCAGTAACACGGCCCCGCCGCTCGCGGCGAACCAGCCTCTCGACAATTCCCCCGAGTTCGAACAGACTCGGGGGAATTCGTCGTTCTCGGCCCGTCCGCGCAACCTTTTTTCCCCGTTCCCCATGACCGACACCACTCACCTTCGCGGCATCCTCTTCGCACTGGGCGCCACCATCATCTGGTCCGGCAACTTCATCGTCGCCCGTCTCCTGAACCAGAGCATCGAACCGGCCACACTGTCCCTGCTGCGATGGGGCGTGGCCTTCCTGGGCCTGCTGCCTTTCGCCTGGCGGGCAGCCTGGACCGACCGGGCCACCATTCGCCGAAGCCTGCCGACCATGATCCCCATGGCGCTGCTGGGCGTCACGGTCTTCAACGCGCTCCTGTACACGGGCGCCCGAACCACCTCGGCACTGAACCTCTCGCTCATCGCCACCTCCACGCCGGTCTTCATCATCCTTCTCGCCCGC is drawn from Desulfomicrobium escambiense DSM 10707 and contains these coding sequences:
- a CDS encoding periplasmic heavy metal sensor, whose translation is MKTNRNVIATFLTLAFITAFAGFASAQGHGMMGGMGAMTPEHQATMQKLHADFNTATADLHKQLFAKESELNAALYADKPDEKKIDALTKEIGELNAKIYTERVKMHRAMAKEGIVPGAGGCQMMGGKMGGGMMGGGMMGGGMMGGMQHNMTGNGTTGQMPAGHAGHGTPAQQ